One region of Metallosphaera sedula DSM 5348 genomic DNA includes:
- a CDS encoding NAD(P)/FAD-dependent oxidoreductase — MSKVVIVGGGNGGLVVANRLHGKGLDVTVVEPSDTHLYQPGIVDYVLGHEREESIVKSLDSLLPVKWVKGRATKVVVEDHYVMVGDKRLDYDYLVLSPGAVSKKIEGTMGWHTLEEGKKLRELVNAFTGNSIVVGYSGVIKCPAAPFEFAFLLKEKFPKAKVTLLNPVSNPPEIQRPMSEAFGRRAKELGIEIKRGFRIAKVDEKQKVIESESGEKVQYDLALIDPPVTVGNEFKEMTDQSGFIPVDRTSLRYKNYDNVFVIGDANNIMTPPKTGSKAHYEAKVVSDNIISMTQAGSRKVYDGSAICAVYASSKKGYLVRMNFEKSSIYGASSLFYEMKKAFTHLYWTSLKGTFP, encoded by the coding sequence ATGAGTAAAGTAGTCATTGTAGGAGGAGGCAATGGCGGGCTCGTGGTGGCCAATAGGCTTCACGGGAAGGGACTGGACGTGACTGTCGTTGAGCCTTCTGATACCCACCTCTATCAACCAGGTATTGTGGATTATGTCCTGGGACATGAAAGGGAAGAGTCCATAGTGAAGAGTCTAGACTCTCTGTTACCGGTTAAGTGGGTGAAGGGAAGAGCTACTAAGGTAGTGGTTGAGGATCATTACGTCATGGTTGGGGACAAGAGATTGGACTACGATTACCTAGTACTGTCTCCCGGTGCAGTGAGCAAGAAGATTGAGGGAACCATGGGTTGGCATACCCTAGAGGAGGGAAAGAAGCTCAGGGAATTGGTGAACGCGTTCACGGGGAACTCCATAGTTGTGGGGTATTCGGGTGTTATTAAGTGTCCTGCTGCCCCCTTTGAGTTTGCCTTCCTTCTCAAGGAGAAGTTCCCTAAGGCCAAGGTGACTCTGCTTAACCCTGTCTCCAATCCGCCAGAGATCCAGAGGCCCATGTCAGAGGCTTTTGGAAGGAGGGCCAAGGAACTAGGGATCGAGATCAAGAGAGGCTTCAGGATAGCCAAGGTAGATGAGAAGCAGAAAGTGATAGAATCTGAAAGCGGAGAGAAAGTCCAGTACGACCTGGCATTGATTGATCCTCCAGTCACTGTGGGTAACGAGTTCAAGGAGATGACGGATCAAAGCGGTTTCATTCCAGTGGATAGAACCAGCCTAAGGTACAAGAATTACGATAACGTGTTCGTGATAGGTGACGCCAATAATATAATGACACCGCCCAAGACAGGCTCCAAGGCGCATTATGAGGCTAAAGTTGTGTCGGATAACATCATTTCCATGACACAGGCAGGTAGCAGAAAGGTATATGATGGAAGCGCAATCTGTGCTGTCTACGCAAGTTCAAAGAAAGGATATCTGGTCAGGATGAACTTTGAGAAAAGTTCAATTTATGGAGCGTCTTCATTATTTTACGAAATGAAGAAAGCATTCACCCACCTGTATTGGACTTCATTGAAGGGGACATTTCCGTGA
- a CDS encoding NTP transferase domain-containing protein, whose protein sequence is MRLESAVIMAGGKGTRLSPLKPVMEVCGKPMIQWVAELAMRYASQVYIATVKGHPAEEKLRKIHRVLYTSGLGYENDVVEAVSSVKLPALVLPSDVPFLDGDTIEILIRECNSSICTLLSQGKFVGVSLWRALDLEDYQSIDYPRKIVNVNTWNDLTEINKLC, encoded by the coding sequence GTGAGGCTTGAGAGCGCAGTGATTATGGCTGGGGGTAAGGGAACCAGGCTCTCCCCGCTGAAGCCCGTGATGGAAGTATGCGGGAAGCCCATGATCCAGTGGGTAGCGGAACTGGCCATGAGATATGCGTCACAGGTTTACATTGCAACGGTGAAGGGACATCCAGCAGAGGAGAAACTAAGGAAGATACATAGGGTACTATATACCTCGGGCCTTGGTTACGAGAATGACGTTGTAGAGGCCGTTTCCTCGGTGAAGCTACCGGCACTTGTTCTTCCGAGCGATGTACCCTTCCTGGATGGGGATACCATTGAAATCTTGATCAGGGAGTGCAACTCCTCCATATGTACCCTCCTAAGTCAAGGGAAATTCGTCGGTGTTAGCCTTTGGAGGGCTCTCGATTTGGAGGACTATCAGTCGATTGACTACCCCAGAAAGATCGTTAATGTGAATACATGGAATGACCTTACGGAAATAAATAAATTATGTTAA
- a CDS encoding DUF1614 domain-containing protein — protein sequence MQRILIVSPVRGVIFPIYLILSLLLLVISISYFKDLLVYAGFPPGLGYALAVEISFLSLALSPVNVVVKEFKTPAIVPEYDVVYIFGFPVYLPKLERTYLTTLLAFNLGGAVIPLLLSLTLLYLSPGKLLILLDVVVIIVVSKLFSRVVNGVGVVMNPLIAPIFSVLVSYILFFHQPILIPLSAYVSSVIGTLVGADLLNIRKILEARPQVISVGGMGTFDGIFISGLLSIFLGQLLISL from the coding sequence TTGCAACGAATTCTCATAGTATCCCCAGTTAGGGGAGTAATATTCCCCATATACCTCATCCTTAGCCTTCTTCTCCTCGTCATATCAATTAGTTACTTCAAGGACCTTCTAGTCTACGCTGGGTTTCCCCCTGGTTTAGGCTACGCGCTGGCTGTGGAGATCTCATTTCTCAGCCTAGCCCTCAGTCCAGTCAACGTGGTGGTAAAGGAATTTAAGACTCCTGCTATCGTGCCGGAATACGATGTTGTTTACATTTTTGGTTTTCCCGTGTATCTACCAAAGCTGGAGAGGACTTACCTTACGACCTTGCTGGCATTTAACTTGGGAGGAGCTGTAATTCCCCTGCTCCTTTCTCTCACGCTCCTTTACCTTTCCCCTGGCAAATTACTCATTCTCCTGGACGTCGTTGTCATTATCGTTGTATCGAAGCTGTTCTCAAGAGTTGTAAATGGAGTTGGAGTGGTGATGAATCCGCTTATAGCGCCAATCTTCTCTGTCCTGGTAAGCTACATCTTGTTCTTTCACCAGCCGATCCTTATCCCTCTCTCCGCATACGTGAGCAGTGTTATTGGAACTCTCGTGGGGGCAGATCTTCTGAACATAAGGAAGATTCTAGAGGCTAGACCACAGGTCATCAGTGTAGGCGGTATGGGCACGTTTGATGGTATATTCATTTCTGGATTACTATCGATCTTTCTAGGCCAGTTATTAATATCGCTATGA